From a region of the Pseudanabaena sp. ABRG5-3 genome:
- a CDS encoding DEAD/DEAH box helicase translates to MISLKYHCGVNALGNAERLFKSAISADFCLTQLNLRGWKNVSDWLVCLNKNFAAPCNLLVGKSLSPNDELRSLYAIKGNDRRLDNRTAHTLKTQVLDSFRHQLTLGVPSIDDEKSLYQLGLQLKSKRLAVKLYLPAPIRYNFYLLKSEYKALGGFLGSNLSFLGMVEDESENFEAIAYEKYDRQFQERWSDRWCVDLSEDILKIIEASWARTEPISPYHIYLKVAYQLSQDAIAGISEFRIPHDLKDRLFDFQKSAVQIAAKYIQKRRGVLVGDVVGLGKTRVGAVLIRMFQHDVGISTLIICPPKLEKMWQGYIDDYGLTAKILPLSKVSEDSLQEIAPRFRLVLIDESQNLRNPKGRRYKALRKFILETDSRCMLLSATPYNKSFLDLSAQLGLFIPEDHLVGIRPEQLLKEIGGEIEFMKKHQCAVTSFEAFSKSNSPRDWQELMRLYMVRRTRKFIKENYAEIDRDGRAYLMSEGRRVYFPERIPKTCTFEIGRPTTDPYARLYSDQVVEIINSLNLPRYGLANYISDSPNPPPNADEEEIIKDLSRAGKRLKGFCRTNLFKRLESSGEAFILSIKRHIHRNNVFLYALENNLDIPLGSQDATSMNTSIEDADVEIGTNLINDLNYRNLSARIYQQYRTGFANKFKWIRSDLFDSSLATDLREDVEELEEILNLCPVWRDAEDRKLAQLLRLLTVKHRTEKVLIFSQFADTVNFLIRQIQARGLARSAAVTGNTADPTDLAWQFSPKSNNKTVTSELRILVSTDILSEGQNLQDCRIVVNYDLPWAIVRLIQRAGRVDRIGQESDKVLCYSFLPADGVEQIINLRGRLRKRLQENRSVIGTDENFFEDEVLLEEEQEDRKILENLYHEKSGILDEEEVNDVDLTSEAYQVWKNATENNPSLRRKIKELPNCAYSSLETDSDGNTGIVALIQTGDNTNTLVKVNYEGELIDHSQTNIFRSIACDADTEAILDHPDHHELVKKAAQIVIEEEQNSGGQLGSARGARLRTYERIKGYLQNHETELDEFEVVELQRAIDEIYHNPLREVAKRRLNSMLNSRLTSDRRLVDVVLELYRDGNKLCLTKEEAEQQEPQLICSLGIGE, encoded by the coding sequence GTGATATCTTTAAAATATCATTGTGGGGTGAATGCGTTGGGAAATGCAGAAAGACTGTTTAAATCAGCTATTAGTGCGGATTTTTGCCTAACTCAGCTAAATTTACGGGGCTGGAAAAATGTCAGTGATTGGCTTGTTTGTTTAAATAAAAACTTTGCTGCGCCTTGTAATTTGCTGGTTGGCAAAAGTCTTTCGCCAAACGATGAATTGCGTTCCTTATATGCAATCAAGGGGAATGATCGCCGTTTGGATAATCGCACGGCTCATACACTTAAAACTCAAGTCCTTGATAGCTTTAGACATCAGTTAACGCTAGGTGTACCAAGTATTGATGATGAGAAGAGTTTGTATCAACTAGGCTTGCAGCTTAAATCGAAACGTTTGGCAGTAAAGCTCTATTTACCTGCGCCGATCCGTTATAACTTTTACCTACTGAAAAGTGAATATAAGGCGCTTGGGGGATTTCTCGGTAGCAATTTAAGTTTTTTGGGGATGGTCGAAGATGAGTCGGAAAACTTTGAGGCGATCGCTTACGAGAAATATGATCGCCAATTTCAAGAACGCTGGAGCGATCGCTGGTGTGTAGATCTCTCTGAGGATATTTTAAAAATCATCGAAGCAAGTTGGGCTAGAACAGAGCCTATTTCTCCCTATCACATTTACCTAAAAGTAGCCTATCAACTTTCTCAAGATGCGATCGCAGGTATATCTGAGTTTCGCATTCCCCATGACCTAAAGGATAGGCTGTTTGATTTTCAAAAATCTGCTGTCCAGATTGCTGCTAAGTATATCCAAAAGCGTAGAGGTGTTTTAGTTGGGGATGTAGTCGGGCTGGGAAAAACTCGTGTTGGTGCGGTGTTAATTCGGATGTTTCAGCATGATGTAGGAATTAGCACTTTGATTATTTGTCCACCAAAGTTAGAAAAAATGTGGCAAGGCTATATCGATGACTATGGTTTGACAGCAAAAATCTTGCCTTTGAGTAAGGTGAGTGAAGATTCTCTGCAAGAGATCGCTCCTCGTTTCCGACTAGTACTTATTGATGAGAGTCAGAATCTTCGCAACCCCAAAGGTAGAAGGTATAAGGCTCTAAGAAAGTTTATCCTAGAAACTGATAGTAGGTGTATGTTGCTATCAGCGACTCCCTATAACAAATCTTTTCTAGATCTATCAGCACAATTAGGCTTATTTATTCCTGAAGATCACCTTGTTGGTATACGTCCAGAGCAATTGCTTAAGGAAATAGGCGGCGAGATTGAGTTTATGAAAAAGCATCAGTGTGCTGTCACATCCTTTGAGGCTTTTAGTAAAAGCAATAGCCCAAGGGACTGGCAGGAGCTTATGCGTCTTTATATGGTGCGCCGTACCCGCAAGTTTATCAAAGAGAACTACGCTGAAATAGATAGAGATGGGCGAGCATACTTGATGTCAGAAGGTAGGCGGGTTTACTTCCCTGAGCGCATTCCCAAAACCTGCACTTTCGAGATTGGCAGACCAACAACTGACCCCTATGCAAGACTTTATTCTGATCAAGTTGTAGAGATAATTAACAGTTTGAATTTGCCTCGCTATGGTTTAGCCAATTATATATCTGATTCTCCTAATCCTCCTCCAAATGCAGATGAAGAGGAAATTATCAAGGACTTATCCAGAGCAGGTAAACGCTTAAAGGGGTTTTGTCGAACTAATCTCTTTAAGCGTTTAGAAAGTTCTGGCGAAGCTTTTATTTTGTCCATAAAGCGACATATTCACCGTAACAATGTGTTTTTATACGCGCTAGAAAACAATCTTGATATCCCATTAGGATCTCAGGATGCAACAAGTATGAATACCAGTATTGAAGATGCTGATGTAGAGATTGGCACAAATTTGATCAATGATCTCAACTATAGAAATCTTAGCGCTAGGATTTATCAGCAGTACAGAACAGGATTTGCTAATAAATTTAAATGGATACGCTCAGATCTATTTGATTCAAGCCTAGCAACTGATCTACGTGAGGATGTTGAAGAGTTAGAGGAGATTCTCAATTTATGCCCAGTTTGGCGAGATGCCGAAGATCGAAAACTGGCGCAACTGCTTCGCTTACTTACTGTCAAGCATCGCACTGAAAAAGTTCTGATATTTTCTCAATTTGCTGATACTGTTAATTTTTTGATTAGGCAAATTCAGGCTAGAGGATTAGCCAGAAGTGCTGCTGTGACTGGGAATACTGCCGATCCTACGGATTTAGCTTGGCAGTTTAGTCCAAAAAGCAATAATAAAACTGTTACTTCAGAATTAAGGATTTTAGTCAGTACCGACATATTAAGCGAGGGTCAGAATTTACAAGATTGCCGAATTGTTGTTAATTACGATCTGCCTTGGGCAATTGTTCGCTTAATTCAAAGGGCAGGACGAGTTGATCGGATTGGTCAAGAGTCGGATAAGGTTTTGTGTTACTCATTCTTACCAGCAGATGGCGTAGAACAGATTATCAATTTACGTGGACGGCTGCGAAAGAGGCTGCAAGAAAATAGAAGTGTGATTGGTACAGACGAAAATTTTTTTGAAGATGAAGTGCTTTTAGAAGAAGAACAAGAAGATAGAAAAATTTTGGAAAATCTGTATCATGAAAAATCTGGCATTCTTGATGAAGAGGAAGTTAATGATGTTGATCTAACTTCTGAGGCTTATCAAGTGTGGAAAAATGCAACTGAAAACAATCCATCTTTACGAAGGAAGATCAAAGAGCTACCTAATTGTGCTTATTCAAGTCTAGAGACTGATAGCGATGGAAATACAGGGATTGTTGCGCTCATCCAAACTGGTGACAATACTAATACTTTAGTAAAGGTAAATTATGAGGGAGAATTAATAGATCATTCACAGACAAATATTTTTCGATCTATTGCTTGTGATGCCGATACAGAGGCAATTCTAGATCATCCCGATCATCATGAATTAGTTAAAAAAGCAGCACAAATAGTCATTGAAGAGGAACAAAATTCTGGAGGACAGTTAGGAAGTGCTAGAGGTGCTAGGTTACGCACCTACGAGCGTATCAAAGGGTATCTGCAAAATCATGAAACAGAACTAGATGAGTTTGAGGTGGTGGAGTTACAGAGGGCGATCGATGAAATTTACCATAACCCATTACGTGAAGTTGCGAAAAGGCGGCTAAACTCTATGCTCAATAGTAGGCTAACTAGCGATCGCCGATTAGTTGATGTTGTACTTGAGTTATATAGAGATGGGAATAAGCTATGTTTAACTAAAGAAGAAGCGGAACAGCAAGAACCACAGCTTATCTGTTCGTTAGGTATTGGTGAGTAA
- a CDS encoding phage/plasmid primase, P4 family, with amino-acid sequence MLTPKHEADLTSSGLTPRQMDIAGHFSADQDTARELAGYIVSGLILNYCDPSGKPYLKKDGQRFYRIKPDWGDRKTDDSPKYLSPKGEGCRPYFSRLYPDWEKATKSTKIDLWETEGEKKGDCGCANGLAVIDFGGVDGWVDSCDRNGDKKLQTSRQLPELDVVDYRNRKVYQCFDSDIIEKSLVQVALAKRAYTLTQQGASPYLVLLPNEIDGSKNGLDDFVVRHGIDALKLLAKEACLTPYKVKKQQDSEAGEKTTHSLTLSEPEPHVQAVMAFTVLKDAWAYRPLIGWYEWQGTHWKLSTLEEFEEALMRFMDAQNWKKRNSGIITSVVRQLKSRLMVKDNLWSPFGKISFINGTFDAVSDTFKPSHNPVDRITQLRPYKFDLKAQCPNWLNFIYEAMKRDSDRVNLIQAIFRYAVLPRRKDRKAEIEKSFDFFGQKGTGKGTTLDVLTRLVGADNIGSASMETFKNAVGLGQLLDKDLAVDYDASGFLGNIGAYNKVVSNEPVEVKKLYKDTCTVRLGVSVVRAYNAFISVPDGSEGLDRRLTVIPFNHQPESVDTNLSQKLERELSGIFAWCYSISHEEMKRRIMMAGEISAIAAMSIERFEANNPEFRFLIEVFPDGKESIKANDLYLSYREWCNYNQHHPKSNVKFASIVQMFGCKRSNKTGGCFYYTIPRMSTFDIPSHLGIVKRQLGDSSRDSSNPDIETNRDSWGQFEHENQKEIEQGQIDSQLKYVEGIPPQPSTSIPNHYLARDIAISSIPLSVSTLPKTEKFQIGDRVVWMDAVITPALRKGVWVIKGIHDDYFDICKEDDISFSKRVELKNLQRAIC; translated from the coding sequence ATGCTGACTCCAAAACACGAAGCCGATCTAACAAGCTCAGGTCTAACTCCAAGACAAATGGATATAGCTGGACATTTCTCTGCTGATCAGGATACGGCTAGAGAACTTGCGGGATACATTGTTTCAGGACTAATCCTAAATTACTGCGATCCTTCTGGTAAGCCTTATTTAAAGAAAGATGGTCAGCGATTTTACCGAATTAAACCTGATTGGGGCGATCGCAAAACTGATGATAGCCCTAAGTATCTAAGTCCAAAGGGAGAAGGTTGCCGTCCCTATTTTTCAAGGCTATATCCTGATTGGGAAAAGGCAACTAAATCGACAAAGATAGATCTATGGGAAACAGAGGGAGAAAAGAAAGGTGATTGTGGCTGTGCTAATGGGTTAGCAGTGATCGATTTCGGTGGGGTTGACGGATGGGTTGATAGTTGCGATCGCAATGGAGACAAAAAATTACAAACATCTCGCCAGTTACCTGAACTTGATGTCGTTGACTATAGAAATCGCAAAGTTTACCAATGTTTCGATTCGGACATTATTGAGAAAAGCCTTGTTCAAGTTGCTTTAGCTAAAAGAGCTTATACACTCACCCAACAAGGCGCTAGTCCTTATCTAGTGCTGTTACCTAATGAAATTGATGGCTCTAAGAATGGACTAGATGATTTTGTAGTTAGGCATGGTATCGATGCATTAAAACTATTGGCAAAAGAGGCTTGTCTCACTCCTTATAAAGTCAAGAAACAACAAGACTCTGAAGCGGGAGAAAAAACAACGCATTCTCTTACTCTCTCCGAACCTGAACCTCATGTGCAGGCAGTTATGGCTTTTACTGTCCTTAAAGATGCATGGGCTTATAGACCTCTGATCGGTTGGTATGAGTGGCAAGGGACTCATTGGAAATTATCTACGCTGGAAGAGTTTGAAGAAGCTTTGATGCGATTTATGGATGCTCAGAACTGGAAAAAACGTAACTCTGGAATTATTACATCTGTAGTTAGACAGTTAAAGTCGCGTTTGATGGTTAAAGATAATCTCTGGAGTCCATTTGGTAAAATCTCGTTTATCAATGGTACTTTCGACGCAGTATCAGATACCTTTAAACCTTCTCACAATCCAGTTGATCGCATTACACAGCTACGCCCTTATAAGTTTGACCTTAAGGCTCAATGTCCAAATTGGCTGAACTTTATTTATGAAGCTATGAAGAGAGATAGCGATCGCGTAAATCTAATCCAAGCTATATTTCGTTATGCTGTCTTACCAAGACGCAAAGATAGGAAGGCAGAGATCGAGAAATCCTTTGATTTCTTTGGGCAAAAAGGTACAGGCAAAGGGACTACTCTAGATGTTTTAACTAGGCTTGTTGGTGCTGATAATATTGGCTCCGCCAGTATGGAAACTTTTAAAAATGCTGTGGGATTGGGACAACTGCTCGATAAGGATCTTGCTGTTGATTATGATGCTTCAGGTTTCTTGGGCAATATAGGGGCGTATAACAAGGTTGTTAGCAACGAACCTGTAGAGGTCAAAAAGCTCTATAAAGATACTTGTACGGTTAGGCTTGGGGTATCGGTCGTTAGAGCATACAACGCTTTTATTAGTGTGCCAGATGGCTCAGAGGGACTAGACAGAAGACTTACGGTTATTCCATTCAATCATCAGCCTGAGTCCGTCGATACTAACTTATCTCAAAAGCTTGAGCGTGAACTATCAGGAATATTTGCTTGGTGTTACTCGATCTCTCATGAAGAGATGAAACGTCGGATAATGATGGCTGGGGAGATTAGCGCGATCGCCGCAATGAGCATTGAGCGCTTTGAAGCAAATAATCCTGAGTTTAGATTTTTGATTGAGGTTTTTCCTGATGGGAAAGAATCTATCAAGGCTAATGACCTCTATCTAAGTTATCGAGAATGGTGTAACTACAACCAACATCACCCCAAAAGCAACGTTAAATTTGCAAGTATTGTTCAGATGTTTGGCTGTAAACGTAGCAACAAGACTGGGGGATGCTTTTACTACACAATCCCTAGAATGTCTACTTTTGATATTCCTTCACATTTGGGGATAGTTAAGAGACAGTTGGGGGATAGTAGTCGAGACAGTTCAAACCCTGATATAGAGACAAATAGGGATAGTTGGGGACAGTTTGAACATGAAAATCAAAAAGAAATTGAACAAGGACAAATAGATAGTCAATTGAAATATGTAGAAGGTATACCTCCTCAACCGTCTACATCTATCCCTAATCATTATTTGGCGAGGGATATAGCCATCTCTTCAATACCTCTAAGTGTCTCAACTCTCCCTAAAACGGAGAAGTTCCAAATAGGCGATCGCGTTGTATGGATGGACGCAGTTATAACTCCAGCATTAAGAAAAGGTGTGTGGGTCATTAAAGGGATACATGATGACTACTTTGATATATGCAAGGAGGATGATATTTCATTTAGTAAGAGAGTTGAGCTAAAAAATTTACAGAGAGCCATATGTTAG
- a CDS encoding helix-turn-helix transcriptional regulator: MDTQFCTKKSLCKATGLSNSTFKKYRLQGDWIEGIHWQRVNSRCVLYNLSLILDWLANRGQPEHHQKAIDFYMRSLPSNQGRRKA, translated from the coding sequence ATGGATACCCAATTTTGTACAAAGAAGTCTCTGTGTAAGGCAACAGGACTATCAAACTCCACATTTAAGAAATATCGCTTGCAGGGTGATTGGATTGAGGGGATTCACTGGCAAAGGGTGAACTCTCGCTGTGTGCTGTATAACCTGTCTTTAATTTTGGACTGGCTAGCAAATCGTGGTCAGCCTGAGCATCATCAAAAAGCGATTGATTTTTATATGCGATCGCTACCTTCTAATCAAGGCAGGAGGAAAGCATAA
- a CDS encoding site-specific integrase — MYTSKTRQSWGTVSVESFRERLRLRLPRQVFDGKQKYLALGLADTKINRKIAEAKAQEIESDIVLERFDYTLDKYRPTHLKPLTIKDSQTALNLGELWEKYMDFKKPIASPSTIGNQYAGFTRAIALLPSQNLKDSVMIRDWIIANKPPNAAKRLIVQINACCKWGMKSGLITENLFLDMASEIKLPKNQRGEENDITPFTREERDQIIEAFAKHPHYRYYTAYVQFCFFTGCRPSEAIGLQWKHIDFDNSVVKFRQAVVFGVGYQPTVKDGLKTQEKRDFPINNQLREILTVHKPEEAKPNDFVFPAKEGGFIRVNNFANVAWRRVLESCGIEYRKPYQTRHSFITLCLDAHIEVKDVAKWVGNSPEIIYRHYAAHLRSLAVPEL, encoded by the coding sequence ATGTACACATCTAAAACCCGTCAAAGCTGGGGTACAGTTAGTGTTGAGTCATTTCGGGAACGATTGAGGCTGAGATTACCAAGACAAGTGTTTGATGGTAAGCAGAAGTACTTAGCTCTTGGACTTGCCGATACTAAGATTAATCGTAAAATTGCAGAGGCTAAGGCTCAGGAGATCGAGTCTGATATTGTTCTTGAGAGATTTGACTACACATTAGACAAATATCGCCCCACTCATTTAAAACCTTTGACTATCAAGGATAGTCAAACTGCGCTAAATCTTGGTGAGCTATGGGAAAAATATATGGATTTCAAGAAGCCGATCGCCTCTCCTAGTACTATTGGCAATCAATACGCAGGATTTACCCGTGCGATCGCACTTTTGCCATCACAAAATTTAAAAGACTCCGTAATGATTCGAGATTGGATCATTGCTAATAAGCCGCCTAATGCAGCTAAACGTTTGATCGTACAAATCAACGCTTGTTGTAAATGGGGTATGAAATCAGGACTAATCACTGAAAACCTATTTTTAGATATGGCATCTGAAATAAAGTTGCCTAAAAATCAGCGTGGTGAAGAGAATGATATTACGCCTTTCACAAGGGAAGAGCGCGACCAGATTATTGAGGCTTTTGCAAAGCATCCTCACTATCGCTATTACACAGCCTATGTCCAGTTTTGCTTTTTTACAGGTTGTAGACCGAGTGAAGCGATCGGACTGCAATGGAAACATATTGATTTTGATAACAGTGTCGTTAAGTTTAGACAGGCTGTTGTATTTGGTGTAGGCTATCAGCCTACAGTCAAAGATGGATTAAAGACTCAAGAAAAACGCGATTTCCCAATTAACAACCAACTGCGAGAAATTCTGACTGTACACAAGCCAGAAGAGGCTAAACCGAATGACTTTGTTTTCCCTGCGAAAGAAGGTGGATTTATTCGGGTTAACAACTTTGCAAACGTGGCTTGGCGAAGAGTTTTAGAAAGTTGTGGGATTGAGTATCGCAAGCCATATCAAACAAGACACTCATTTATTACGCTGTGTCTTGATGCTCATATTGAAGTTAAAGATGTAGCTAAGTGGGTTGGTAACTCTCCAGAAATTATTTACCGTCACTATGCTGCTCATTTGCGTAGCCTTGCTGTACCAGAGTTGTAA
- the leuB gene encoding 3-isopropylmalate dehydrogenase, translated as MSKNYKITLLPGDGIGPEIMKVAVAVLQAIAPKFDLTFSFETALIGGAAIDATGHPLPDETLQSCKNSDAVLLAAVGGDKWDSMPSHLRPEQALLGLRGGMELFANLRPAQILPQLIDASTLKREVVEGVDILVVRELTGGIYFGKPKGIVADENGVRRGFNTMVYTEPEIDRIAKVGFEAAQKRRGSVVSVDKSNVLDVSQLWRERVTAISADYPDVKLSHMYVDNATMQIIRNPKQFDVILTSNLFGDILSDAAAMLTGSIGMLPSASLGVAGTPGVFEPVHGSAPDIAGKDLANPLAQVLSAAMMLRYAFNEGAAADAIEAAVNKVLDAGKRTGDIMADGCERLGCVAMGEALLTAI; from the coding sequence ATGTCTAAAAACTATAAGATTACGCTTTTGCCTGGGGACGGAATTGGTCCTGAAATTATGAAGGTTGCCGTGGCGGTGCTTCAGGCGATCGCTCCCAAATTTGATCTGACTTTTTCCTTTGAGACGGCTTTAATCGGTGGAGCAGCGATCGATGCCACGGGACACCCACTGCCCGATGAAACACTGCAATCATGTAAAAATAGCGATGCAGTTTTGCTTGCAGCCGTAGGTGGTGATAAGTGGGACTCAATGCCATCGCATTTACGCCCTGAACAAGCATTACTAGGCTTACGAGGTGGAATGGAATTATTCGCCAACTTACGTCCTGCTCAAATTTTGCCTCAATTAATTGATGCTTCGACTTTAAAGCGTGAAGTGGTCGAAGGCGTAGATATTTTAGTAGTGCGTGAACTCACAGGTGGCATTTACTTTGGTAAGCCCAAGGGAATTGTCGCCGATGAAAATGGTGTGCGTCGTGGCTTCAATACGATGGTCTATACCGAGCCAGAAATCGATCGCATTGCCAAAGTTGGCTTTGAAGCAGCTCAAAAACGTCGTGGTTCCGTCGTCTCTGTTGATAAGTCAAACGTATTGGATGTGTCGCAGCTATGGCGCGAGCGTGTAACTGCTATTTCTGCCGACTATCCTGATGTGAAACTATCGCATATGTATGTTGATAACGCCACAATGCAGATTATCCGCAATCCTAAGCAATTTGACGTAATCCTCACCAGCAACCTCTTTGGCGATATCCTCTCCGATGCGGCGGCAATGCTGACGGGTAGTATCGGCATGTTGCCCTCGGCTAGCCTTGGAGTTGCAGGTACACCAGGGGTATTTGAACCTGTGCATGGTTCTGCACCTGACATTGCAGGTAAAGATTTAGCAAATCCCTTGGCACAGGTTTTGAGTGCGGCGATGATGTTGCGCTATGCCTTTAATGAAGGTGCTGCTGCGGATGCGATCGAGGCGGCAGTAAATAAAGTCCTTGATGCGGGTAAACGGACAGGCGACATCATGGCTGATGGTTGTGAAAGATTGGGATGTGTGGCAATGGGCGAAGCGCTACTAACCGCAATCTAA
- a CDS encoding DUF4912 domain-containing protein, whose product MARERPPLEEMTLRQLRKVAAELEISRYSRMRKSQLLADIQTILSAQGADSTTDSSNSETQEIVEASKFNLGSEETEENLEALAAIDKSIGDLPTGYGESRIVLLPRDPQWAYVYWDVPNAHKEELRKQGGQQLALRLYDATDVNLDYQTPNNLQEYNSDELAREWYLPIPISDRDYVAELGYRCADGRWLVLTRSKVVHVPPVFPSEWVEDNFITVPWDQTLKGQTFFTLVPPAKKAAPAPEETTTTTDTSYDEIFNIAREAEIQRISGSLYGSMQHESGIGMVPESISSYIFPSGAGLFAGAAGALSASGINYSGIGMESSYSFFSSEAPIRPRQFWLVADAELIVYGATEPDASVTIGGRPIKLNADGTFRFHTSFQDGIQDYPIFAVAADGEQNRAIHMKFERQTLERRTNTKEEAIPEWIS is encoded by the coding sequence ATGGCGAGGGAACGTCCTCCCCTAGAAGAGATGACCTTGCGTCAACTTCGTAAAGTAGCAGCAGAGCTAGAGATTTCTCGCTATAGTCGAATGCGAAAATCTCAGCTACTAGCTGATATCCAAACCATTCTTTCCGCTCAAGGCGCAGACTCAACCACAGATAGCAGTAACTCGGAGACACAAGAAATCGTGGAAGCATCAAAGTTTAATTTGGGTAGTGAAGAAACAGAGGAAAACTTAGAGGCACTTGCCGCTATTGATAAGAGCATTGGCGATCTCCCCACAGGTTACGGTGAGAGCCGTATCGTATTATTGCCACGCGATCCCCAATGGGCTTATGTATATTGGGATGTGCCTAATGCTCATAAAGAAGAGTTGAGAAAGCAAGGTGGACAACAGTTGGCTTTGCGTCTATACGATGCCACTGATGTGAACTTAGACTACCAAACTCCTAACAACTTACAGGAATACAATAGCGACGAGCTTGCTCGTGAATGGTATTTGCCTATTCCCATTAGCGATCGCGACTATGTAGCTGAGCTTGGCTACCGTTGTGCCGATGGTCGTTGGTTAGTCCTAACTCGCTCTAAGGTTGTCCATGTTCCTCCTGTATTCCCATCGGAATGGGTGGAAGATAACTTTATTACCGTGCCTTGGGATCAAACCCTCAAAGGTCAGACCTTCTTCACATTGGTTCCTCCAGCGAAGAAAGCAGCACCTGCTCCTGAAGAAACAACAACTACCACCGATACCTCCTACGACGAAATCTTCAACATCGCTCGCGAAGCTGAAATTCAACGTATTTCTGGTTCACTCTATGGCTCTATGCAGCATGAGTCTGGAATTGGTATGGTTCCTGAATCCATTAGCTCCTACATCTTCCCATCAGGTGCAGGATTGTTTGCGGGTGCAGCAGGTGCGCTCAGTGCTAGCGGTATCAACTACTCTGGCATTGGTATGGAATCTAGCTACAGTTTCTTCTCTAGCGAAGCGCCCATACGTCCTCGCCAGTTCTGGTTAGTTGCCGATGCTGAGTTGATTGTTTATGGTGCAACTGAGCCTGATGCCTCTGTCACCATTGGTGGTCGCCCAATCAAACTCAATGCTGACGGTACATTCCGCTTCCACACTTCTTTCCAAGACGGTATCCAAGATTATCCAATCTTTGCTGTGGCGGCAGATGGCGAACAAAATCGCGCTATCCACATGAAGTTCGAGCGTCAAACCCTTGAGCGTCGTACTAACACTAAAGAAGAAGCAATTCCTGAATGGATTAGCTAA
- a CDS encoding photosystem II protein Psb27 has product MKAEYGSLFGALNKSLKVYLKSFCRSAIAFALVALVVIGSFAPEANAGLFSRSDVLTTKEIKTLVNAGLTGNYVADTTDTIKTLREAINLPENADNRAAVKTSARYKINAYVSRYRADREKNGFYSYTTMLTALNTLAGYYNGTTKRAVPAKVRDRLLQEFDRAEAALAQGR; this is encoded by the coding sequence ATGAAGGCAGAATACGGGTCTTTATTTGGTGCTTTAAATAAATCTTTAAAAGTTTACTTAAAGAGCTTTTGCCGCTCAGCGATCGCATTCGCGTTGGTAGCGTTAGTAGTAATCGGTAGTTTTGCGCCAGAAGCAAATGCAGGCTTGTTCTCTCGAAGTGATGTATTAACTACTAAGGAAATTAAAACCCTCGTTAATGCAGGTTTGACTGGCAATTATGTCGCTGATACGACGGATACAATCAAAACCCTCCGTGAAGCAATTAATTTGCCTGAAAATGCCGATAATCGTGCGGCAGTAAAGACATCCGCTAGATATAAGATCAATGCCTATGTGTCGCGTTATCGTGCTGATCGCGAAAAAAATGGGTTTTATTCCTATACAACGATGTTGACTGCTTTAAATACCTTGGCAGGCTATTACAATGGCACAACCAAACGTGCTGTTCCTGCAAAAGTACGCGATCGACTACTTCAAGAGTTTGATCGTGCTGAAGCTGCTCTTGCTCAAGGGCGTTAG